A portion of the Cryptomeria japonica chromosome 5, Sugi_1.0, whole genome shotgun sequence genome contains these proteins:
- the LOC131042968 gene encoding MLP-like protein 423 yields MAHTLSWEAEMNVPANQMWKAFENSASIFPKLMPKHFKSIDVLEGDGISPGTIRLVKYGEGFHLATYKLEKIESLDEANMTTTHTVLNGQIMNKYKTYKLTLKVSPGVTSGTCIVKWIIEYEPAHEGEVVHPENAKETAVHTFKVLEQYLLSNPLPVA; encoded by the exons ATGGCCCATACTCTGAGTTGGGAGGCTGAGATGAATGTTCCTGCAAATCAAATGTGGAAGGCCTTTGAGAATTCTGCAAGTATTTTCCCGAAGCTGATGCCCAAGCATTTCAAAAGCATTGATGTACTAGAGGGAGATGGCATTAGTCCTGGCACTATTAGACTCGTTAAATATGGAGAAG GGTTTCACTTGGCAACTTACAAATTGGAGAAAATAGAATCCTTGGATGAGGCGAACATGACCACCACTCACACCGTGCTGAATGGACAGATAATGAATAAATACAAGACATACAAGCTGACTTTGAAGGTAAGCCCCGGAGTCACATCAGGCACTTGCATTGTGAAGTGGATTATTGAGTATGAGCCGGCTCATGAAGGTGAGGTTGTACACCCAGAGAATGCCAAGGAAACTGCTGTACACACCTTCAAGGTCTTGGAACAATATCTGCTCTCCAACCCACTTCCAGTGGCTTAG
- the LOC131042711 gene encoding uncharacterized protein LOC131042711, producing MGGKSLIAAVCIVVMVLCANQSHSRRVVKCRGSRFERCNGQRVPCPQQCPDACQMDCETCKAVCSCDKPGGVCQDPRFIGGDGIMFYFHGKKDQDFCLVSDSDLHINAHFMGKRGEGMGRDFTWVQSIGLLFHGAHRLFLGAKKVATWNDSIDQLAIALDAKSIILPEEEGASLSVSPLKMNITRLHPNNEVSVEVEDKFKITARVVPITPEESRIHNYGITSDNCFAHLELSFKFYSLSPHVTGVLGQTYAADYRNPINVGVPMPVMGGEANYLSSNLFATDCKVSRFRGEEEEEKIQHFSILDLDCGGQLGGSGMVCRR from the exons ATGggtggaaaatctttaattgctgCTGTTTGCATTGTAGTGATGGTGCTGTGTGCAAACCAATCGCACTCAAGGAGAGTGGTGAAATGCAGAGGTTCGAGATTTGAGAGGTGCAATGGACAGAGAGTACCCTGTCCCCAACAGTGTCCAGATGCCTGTCAGATGGACTGCGAAACCTGCAAGGCCGTATGCA GCTGTGACAAGCCAGGAGGTGTATGCCAGGATCCTCGCTTCATCGGAGGAGATGGCATTATGTTCTATTTTCACGGCAAGAAAGATCAGGACTTCTGTTTGGTATCAGACTCGGACCTTCACATCAATGCGCACTTCATGGGAAAGAGAGGAGAGGGCATGGGAAGGGACTTCACTTGGGTGCAATCCATCGGACTGCTCTTTCATGGAGCTCATCGGCTCTTCCTTGGAGCCAAAAAGGTCGCCACATGGAACGATTCCATCGACCAGCTAGCGATAGCTCTAGATGCTAAATCCATAATACTTCCCGAAGAGGAGGGCGCTTCTCTTTCTGTGTCTCCattgaaaatgaatatcactcgCCTCCACCCTAACAATGAGGTGAGTGTTGAAGTGGAGGACAAGTTTAAGATCACAGCAAGGGTTGTGCCCATTACTCCAGAGGAGTCTCGGATCCACAATTACGGAATTACCTCTGACAACTGCTTTGCGCATCTGGAGCTTAGCTTCAAATTCTATTCCCTTAGTCCCCATGTGACCGGAGTACTCGGACAGACGTATGCAGCAGACTACAGAAACCCCATCAATGTGGGCGTTCCAATGCCAGTAATGGGAGGCGAAGCCAATTATTTGAGCAGCAACCTCTTCGCTACTGATTGCAAAGTTTCTCGATTccgaggagaagaagaagaagagaagatccAGCACTTCTCCATCCTCGATCTCGACTGTGGTGGTCAACTGGGTGGCAGTGGCATGGTCTGCCGCAGGTAG